The following are from one region of the Endozoicomonas sp. 4G genome:
- the rplJ gene encoding 50S ribosomal protein L10, whose translation MALGLEDKKAIVAEVSEAAQSALSAVIADYRGLTVDQMTQLRKQAREGNVYLKVVRNTLARRAVEGTDFECLQDSLVGPTVLAFSQEDPGAAARLIKDFAKENDALEVKALSISGQLLAAEQIDVLAKMPTLDQARAMLMSVMIAPVTKLARTLNEFPGSITRVMAAVADEKKKAA comes from the coding sequence ATGGCGTTAGGACTCGAAGACAAGAAGGCGATTGTCGCCGAAGTCAGCGAGGCTGCACAAAGCGCTCTGTCGGCTGTAATCGCGGACTACCGTGGTCTCACGGTTGACCAGATGACGCAACTGCGTAAGCAGGCTCGTGAAGGTAACGTATACCTGAAGGTGGTACGTAACACCCTGGCCAGGCGCGCTGTTGAAGGTACCGATTTCGAGTGCCTGCAAGACTCTCTGGTTGGTCCAACTGTGCTGGCCTTCTCTCAGGAAGACCCAGGCGCGGCAGCGCGTCTGATCAAGGACTTCGCTAAAGAGAACGATGCTCTGGAAGTTAAGGCTCTGTCCATCTCTGGACAGCTTCTGGCTGCAGAACAAATCGATGTTCTGGCCAAGATGCCTACTCTGGACCAGGCTCGCGCGATGCTGATGAGTGTAATGATTGCACCTGTAACCAAGCTGGCAAGAACTCTGAACGAGTTCCCAGGCAGCATTACACGTGTAATGGCAGCTGTTGCCGACGAGAAGAAGAAAGCCGCATAA